A region of the Leptospira inadai serovar Lyme str. 10 genome:
AGCAAAAACAATTTCCATCGTCCAAGGAAAAGGCGATTTTCCTGTTTGCGAGTGATCATGGAATCGCTTCGGAAGGAATAAGCGCCTATAATAGTAATGTAACCGCGCAGATGATGTATATGTATATCGCCGGAGGAGCCGCGATCAATTCGATAACCCGAAAAAACCAAATCGATCTAGTTTTATTCGATATGGGTATTAATCACGATTTCAATAATGCGCCGGGAATGCAGCATTTGAAAATCAGAAACGGAACTAGGAATTTTTTGGAAGAGCCGGCGATGACGCAAGAAGAAGTGGAGCTTGCCTTTGAAAGTGGTAAAGACGTCGTTAAAAAATTCGGGACAAAATACGATATGATCGGTCTCGGAGAGATGGGCATCGGAAACACCACGGCTTCCACCGCAATCGCCTCTATTATTCTAAATAAGGATCCTTTAACTCTTACCGGGGAGGGTACCGGGATCGGCAATTCCACTGTATTAAAGAAAATTGAAATTATTCGAAGAGGGATTTTGAAGCATAAAGGTCGGACTTCGAACGAATGGCAGGCCCTGATTTGCTTCGGCGGCTATGAAATAGCGGCTATGGTTGGAGCGATAGAAGAGGCGTATTCCTTAGGTATTCCCGTCGTATTGGACGGTATGATCACTAGTGTCGCTGCCTTAATCGCGTATAAAAGAAATCCCGAAATCGTTTCAGTATTATTCGCCGGTCACCTTTCAAGGGAGCCCGCTCACCGGTTTATATTAAACGAATTAGGGTTAAGACCTGTATTAGATTTGAACTTAAGCCTTGGAGAAGGATCCGGATCCGGGCTTGCGATGGGAATTTTGGATACAGGATGCGCTCTTTTTCGAGAAATGAAAACTTTTGAAGAAGCGAATATTCGATTTGCAGAAAACGAAGACGCTCGACTTTAAGAAATCGATCAAAATCAAATGATAAAAAAAACGGATCATATTGCCGATCCGCCGTTCAATTATACGAAACCGTAATAGACGTAAGAGGAATGAGATGACTAAAACAAGAATGGAGGCTTTCAGCGACGCCGTTTATGCGATCGCTTTGACGATTCTAGTTCTCGAGCTTAAAATTCCGACGGTTGAACCCGACCGACTCTTTCAGGCGACTCTGGGCCAATTACCCAAACTTTTCGCGTTTATACTAAGTTTTCTTATCGTTGGACAATACTGGGTCGCTCATCATTCGATGCTTAATTTAATTAAGCGGGTCGACCACGCATCACTGTGGCTGAATTTATTACTATTATTGTTCGTTTGCTTTATCCCCTATCCGGCGGGAATATTGGGCGAATATCCATATAGCCAATTTGCAATTATCTTATATTCGGTCAGCCTTTCATTCGTAAATATAGCCGGTGCCGCTTTTTGGATATATACAACCCGCCAGGAGGAAAATACGATCGGAGTAAATCGGGAATATAGAAAATACGTAATTTACATTCATCTGTTTCCGTTAATCCCGTATACGATGGCGATTTTATTTACCTTTTATTCGATGACGGTTTCGTATATTCTTATAGTGTTCGTCCTGATATTATTTATCATTCCCAATAGATTTATAGTAAGAACTCCCCCGCCGTTACCGTAGGCAAATCGATCCTTGTCGACGAAGATTCTTCCGAATAAGCGAAATTCGTTGTGGAAACGCTAAAACCTAGGCCATCGGTTACAACGAATTTTAGTCTTCAATAGTTTCGGGATTTGACTAAATTCCGTGAATTCTTAATAAAATGAAACAAGCTCGAAAGTTTCCCGTAATTGGAATTGAGGCCGAAACCTTGGTAGCGTATTCAAGCCTCGTACGATTAAAGTTTCCAATAAGGTTCCTAAGATCAGGAAGCCTTGAACTTTGAAATTTTCAACTCTTTTAACTTCTCCCTATCGACATGCTTTCGGTTCCGGAACGGAAAGAATTATCTAAAATCAAATCAGTCCGCTTTTTACTCGGTTTTCTATACGGAAAAATCGGGAAATATTTTCCGAAAGGACCGGCGACCCAGTTCCGAAAATACCGGAACTTGGTCATGAAGTTTCGATTTTCGTTTCTTAATCTTTTCGGATAAACGAAGTTATCGTGCCATCGCCGATTCTTTGGAGCCCATTTTTGAAAACGATTTGTAAAGAACCTTATTTCCGCCGGGAGGTTTTCCGATGTCCACTCCCGCTTTTAATAGGTCCGATTTTAGATCCTTGCGGAAACCGTGATAATCCACTTCGACCGCATGACGTTGACCGCCTCCGAAACTAAAATGCGGGTGATCGATTTCATATTGAATGGCGGCTTTCAAATCCTTCGGTCTTTGATATTTTCCTAATATTTCCAAACAGGCCAATTTAGCCTGGTAATCGGCCATCGGCCAGATGCAACCTACCGGCTGGAATAAGCCGATAAAATAAAGGTTCGGATAATCCGCGTGCATCATCTTGCGGTAAAGGGGAATTTTTTCCACGTATTGAAAATCTATAAAAGATTTATCGAAAAATGGAAACGTAGTCCAAAATCCCGTGCATGC
Encoded here:
- a CDS encoding TMEM175 family protein, translated to MTKTRMEAFSDAVYAIALTILVLELKIPTVEPDRLFQATLGQLPKLFAFILSFLIVGQYWVAHHSMLNLIKRVDHASLWLNLLLLLFVCFIPYPAGILGEYPYSQFAIILYSVSLSFVNIAGAAFWIYTTRQEENTIGVNREYRKYVIYIHLFPLIPYTMAILFTFYSMTVSYILIVFVLILFIIPNRFIVRTPPPLP
- the cobT gene encoding nicotinate-nucleotide--dimethylbenzimidazole phosphoribosyltransferase, encoding MNGEADPSSRIKHEDFTDSEKASVYKAIYSRRDIRAYTNHPIEDDIIYRLLDAAHHAPSVGFMQPWNFVIIEDITIRRKIYDHFLEVNERAVNRYQDDRKVKYSSLKLQGILDSPINILFTCDRNRDGENVLGRSTNKDTDIYSTCLAVQNFWLAARAEGLGAGWMSILESGFIRELLEIPEHILPIAYMTLGKPVWVPKEPMLESVGWKHRENLHDLIFKDKWGIKLSPNSLARDVSKETQNISPQERLDSLTKPKHSLGFIEECIIKLATIQQKQFPSSKEKAIFLFASDHGIASEGISAYNSNVTAQMMYMYIAGGAAINSITRKNQIDLVLFDMGINHDFNNAPGMQHLKIRNGTRNFLEEPAMTQEEVELAFESGKDVVKKFGTKYDMIGLGEMGIGNTTASTAIASIILNKDPLTLTGEGTGIGNSTVLKKIEIIRRGILKHKGRTSNEWQALICFGGYEIAAMVGAIEEAYSLGIPVVLDGMITSVAALIAYKRNPEIVSVLFAGHLSREPAHRFILNELGLRPVLDLNLSLGEGSGSGLAMGILDTGCALFREMKTFEEANIRFAENEDARL